CTATTGATGCGAGTGGCCGAAGAGCAGGTAATCCGGCTCGGCCGCGAGCAGGCGCCGGAATTCGCCCGTCAGGTGGCCGTGCGTGACCCCGACCCGGCGCCCCGCCAGCTCCAGCTCCGCCGCCCAGCCGTGCAGACTCCCGCCGGTCGCCCCGACCGCCCGCTCGATCCCCTCGAGGTCGAAGTCGTTATTCCCGAGCACGTAATGGCACGCGAGCCCCGCCCCGGCGACCGTGTGCACGACCGACGCCTCGGTCAGGTCGC
The genomic region above belongs to Bremerella sp. JC817 and contains:
- a CDS encoding metallophosphoesterase family protein, translating into DLTEASVVHTVAGAGLACHYVLGNNDFDLEGIERAVGATGGSLHGWAAELELAGRRVGVTHGHLTGEFRRLLAAEPDYLLFGHSHQ